In Equus caballus isolate H_3958 breed thoroughbred chromosome 25, TB-T2T, whole genome shotgun sequence, one DNA window encodes the following:
- the CIZ1 gene encoding cip1-interacting zinc finger protein isoform X15 encodes MCNAGGTYRGSGERNGGGGFGEREAFLLPCSWAKVKAAMFNQQQQLQQQQLQQLQQQQLQQQQQMLQQLLQQSPPQAPLPMAVSRGLPQQQPQQQLLNLQGTNSASLFNGSMLQRALLLQQLQGLDQFAMPPAAYDSAGLPMPTATLGNLRSYSLATPNLTAPSLPAPPLATPNLQQFFPQATRQSLLGPPPVGVPINPSQLNLSGRTPQKQARTPSSTTPNRKDSSSQTMPVEDKSDPPEGSEEATEPQTDTPEDQDTSPGPDGITKEKGTPAPEPESCEASEPPAKRSKSSEGPTEKGPPGQLQAKVQPQARMTAPKQTQTPELLPEPQEARVQPCFQPRVLQIQAQVQPQTQLQMPPVDVQVQPKLQKQAQTQTSPEHLVLQQVQLKLQKQAEPQKQVQSQMQPQAHSKPPRQAEPQKQVQPQMQPQAHSQPPRQAQPQLQKQAQTQTYPQAQAEAQPRVQPLEQPREQPPMQLPVQPLDQTQGQPQTQSQVSLPASEQTPVLVHSTVLETPPDMIEARAGLEEASPEPAGAQVSMEESQEELTSGLDVGECEKRAREMLGMWGAGGSLKVTILQSSDSRAFSTVSLAPGPRSGDSTSAAPATASAPSKQALQFFCYICKANCSSQQEFQDHMSGAQHQQRLGEIQHMSQACLLSLLPVPRDVLEREDEEPPPRRWCNTCQVYYVGDLIQHRRTQDHKIAKQSLRPFCTICNRYFKTPRKFVEHVKSQGHKDKVKELKMLEKEIAGQDEDHFITVDAVGCFEGDEEEEDDDDEEEEEIEVEEEFCKQVRSRDISIEEWKGSETYSPNTAYGVDFLVPVMGYICRICHKFYHSNSGAQLSHCKTLAHFENLQKYKKAKNPSPTSRPVSRRCAINARNALTALFTSGGRPPSQPSAQDTAKTSSKAR; translated from the exons ATGTGTAACGCAGGCGGCACCTACAGAGGAAGCGGGGAGcggaatgggggtgggggattCGGGGAGAGAGAAGCCTTCCTCCTACCTTGTTCCTGGGCCAAAGTGAAAG ccgcCATGTTCAACCAGCAGCAGCaactccagcagcagcagctccagcaattacagcagcagcagctccagcaGCAGCAACAGATGCTCCAGCAGCTGCTCCAGCAGTCCCCTCCGCAGGCCCCACTGCCCATGGCTGTCAGCCG GGGGCTCCCCCAGCAGCAACCCCAGCAGCAGCTTCTGAATCTCCAGGGCACCAACTCGGCCTCCCTCTTCAACGGTTCCATGCTCCAGAGAGCTTTGCTTCTGCAGCAGTTGCAAG GACTGGACCAGTTTGCAATGCCACCAGCCGCGTATGACAGTGCCGGTCTCCCCATGCCCACAGCAACATTGG GTAACCTCCGCAGCTACAGCCTGGCAACTCCGAACCTGAcagcccccagcctcccagccccgcCGCTGGCCACCCCAAATCTGCAGCAGTTCTTTCCCCAGGCCACTCGGCAGTCTCTGCTGGGCCCCCCTCCTGTTGGGGTCCCCATAAACCCCTCCCAACTCAACCTTTCAGGGCGGACCCCCCAGAAACAGGCCCGGaccccctcctccaccacccctAATCGCAAG GATTCTTCTTCTCAGACGATGCCCGTGGAAGACAAGTCAGACCCCCCAGAGGGGTCTGAGGAAGCCACAGAACCCCAAACAGACACACCAGAAG ACCAAGATACCTCTCCCGGCCCAGATGGCATCACTAAGGAAAAAGGCACTCCAGCACCTGAGCCCGAGTCTTGTGAGGCATCTGAGCCACCAGCCAAGAGGTCAAAGAG CTCAGAGGGGCCCACAGAGAAGGGACCCCCAGGGCAGCTGCAGGCAAAGGTCCAGCCACAGGCCCGGATGACGGCACCGAAGCAGACACAGACCCCTGAGCTGCTGCCTGAGCCCCAGGAAGCCCGAGTGCAGCCATGTTTCCAGCCACGGGTTCTGCAGATCCAGGCCCAGGTGCAGCCACAGACTCAGCTACAGATGCCACCAGTGGATGTCCAGGTGCAGCCAAAGCTGCAGAAGCAGGCACAGACACAGACCTCTCCAGAGCACTTAGTGCTGCAGCAGGTGCAGCTGAAGCTGCAGAAGCAGGCAGAGCCACAGAAGCAGGTGCAGTCACAGATGCAGCCACAGGCACATTCAAAGCCCCCAAGGCAGGCTGAGCCACAGAAGCAGGTGCAGCCACAGATGCAGCCACAGGCACATTCACAGCCCCCAAGGCAGGCTCAGCCACAGCTGCAGAAGCAGGCACAGACGCAGACGTATCCACAGGCCCAGGCAGAAGCACAGCCAAGGGTTCAGCCACTGGAGCAGCCACGGGAGCAACCTCCAATGCAGTTGCCAGTGCAGCCACTGGACCAGACCCAGGGGCAGCCTCAGACCCAGTCACAGGTGTCATTGCCAGCATCAGAGCAAACACCGGTTCTGGTTCATTCCACAGTACTGGAGACACCTCCTGACATGATAGAAGCTAGAGCAG GCCTGGAGGAGGCCTCGCCGGAGCCAGCAGGTGCCCAGGTCAGCATGGAGGAGAGCCAGGAGGAGTTGACCAGTGGCCTGGATGTGGGAGAATGTgaaaaaagagcaagagagatGCTAGGG ATGTGGGGTGCCGGGGGCTCCCTGAAGGTCACCATCCTGCAGAGCAGTGACAGCCGGGCCTTCAGCACCGTCTCCCTCGCACCCGGGCCGCGTTCTGGGGACTCCACCTCCGCCGCCCCCGCCACCGCCAGCGCGCCCTCTAAGCAGGCCCTCCAGTTCTTCTGCTACATCTGCAAGGCCAACTGCAGCAGCCAGCAG GAGTTCCAGGACCACATGTCGGGGGCCCAGCACCAGCAGAGGCTCGGGGAGATCCAGCATATGAGCCAAGCCTGCCTCCTGTCCCTGCTGCCTGTGCCCCGGGATGTCCTGGAGAGAGAGGACGA AGAGCCCCCACCGAGGCGCTGGTGCAACACCTGCCAGGTCTACTACGTGGGGGACCTGATCCAGCACCGCAGGACACAGGACCACAAG ATCGCCAAACAATCGCTGCGACCTTTCTGCACTATTTGCAACCGCTACTTCAAGACCCCCCGCAAGTTTGTGGAGCATGTGAAGTCCCAGGGGCACAAGGATAAAGTCAAGGAG CTGAAGATGCTTGAGAAAGAGATAGCTGGCCAAGATGAGGACCACTTCATCACGGTGGATGCCGTGGGCTGCTTTGAGGGTGATGAAGAAGAGGAGGACGACGATGACGAGGAAGAAGAAGAGATCGAGGTTGAGGAGGAATTCTGCAAGCAG GTGAGGTCCAGAGATATATCCATAGAGGAGTGGAAAGGCTCGGAGACCTACAGCCCCAACACCGCATATG GTGTGGACTTCCTGGTGCCCGTGATGGGGTATATCTGCCGCATCTGCCATAAGTTCTACCACAGCAACTCGGGGGCGCAGCTCTCCCACTGCAAGACCTTGGCCCACTTCGAGAACCTGCAG AAATACAAGAAGGCCAAgaaccccagccccacctccaggcctgtGAGCCGCCGGTGTGCGATCAATGCCCGCAACGCCTTGACTGCTCTGTTCACCTCTGGTGGCCGCCCGCCCAGCCAGCCCAGCGCCCAGGACACAGCAAAAACCTCCAGCAAG GCCCGTTGA
- the CIZ1 gene encoding cip1-interacting zinc finger protein isoform X21, translated as MFNQQQQLQQQQLQQLQQQQLQQQQQMLQQLLQQSPPQAPLPMAVSRGLPQQQPQQQLLNLQGTNSASLFNGSMLQRALLLQQLQGLDQFAMPPAAYDSAGLPMPTATLGNLRSYSLATPNLTAPSLPAPPLATPNLQQFFPQATRQSLLGPPPVGVPINPSQLNLSGRTPQKQARTPSSTTPNRKDSSSQTMPVEDKSDPPEGSEEATEPQTDTPEDQDTSPGPDGITKEKGTPAPEPESCEASEPPAKRSKSSEGPTEKGPPGQLQAKVQPQARMTAPKQTQTPELLPEPQEARVQPCFQPRVLQIQAQVQPQTQLQMPPVDVQVQPKLQKQAQTQTSPEHLVLQQVQLKLQKQAEPQKQVQSQMQPQAHSKPPRQAEPQKQVQPQMQPQAHSQPPRQAQPQLQKQAQTQTYPQAQAEAQPRVQPLEQPREQPPMQLPVQPLDQTQGQPQTQSQVSLPASEQTPVLVHSTVLETPPDMIEARAGLEEASPEPAGAQVSMEESQEELTSGLDVGECEKRAREMLGMWGAGGSLKVTILQSSDSRAFSTVSLAPGPRSGDSTSAAPATASAPSKQALQFFCYICKANCSSQQEFQDHMSGAQHQQRLGEIQHMSQACLLSLLPVPRDVLEREDEEPPPRRWCNTCQVYYVGDLIQHRRTQDHKIAKQSLRPFCTICNRYFKTPRKFVEHVKSQGHKDKVKELKMLEKEIAGQDEDHFITVDAVGCFEGDEEEEDDDDEEEEEIEVEEEFCKQVRSRDISIEEWKGSETYSPNTAYGVDFLVPVMGYICRICHKFYHSNSGAQLSHCKTLAHFENLQKYKKAKNPSPTSRPVSRRCAINARNALTALFTSGGRPPSQPSAQDTAKTSSKAR; from the exons ATGTTCAACCAGCAGCAGCaactccagcagcagcagctccagcaattacagcagcagcagctccagcaGCAGCAACAGATGCTCCAGCAGCTGCTCCAGCAGTCCCCTCCGCAGGCCCCACTGCCCATGGCTGTCAGCCG GGGGCTCCCCCAGCAGCAACCCCAGCAGCAGCTTCTGAATCTCCAGGGCACCAACTCGGCCTCCCTCTTCAACGGTTCCATGCTCCAGAGAGCTTTGCTTCTGCAGCAGTTGCAAG GACTGGACCAGTTTGCAATGCCACCAGCCGCGTATGACAGTGCCGGTCTCCCCATGCCCACAGCAACATTGG GTAACCTCCGCAGCTACAGCCTGGCAACTCCGAACCTGAcagcccccagcctcccagccccgcCGCTGGCCACCCCAAATCTGCAGCAGTTCTTTCCCCAGGCCACTCGGCAGTCTCTGCTGGGCCCCCCTCCTGTTGGGGTCCCCATAAACCCCTCCCAACTCAACCTTTCAGGGCGGACCCCCCAGAAACAGGCCCGGaccccctcctccaccacccctAATCGCAAG GATTCTTCTTCTCAGACGATGCCCGTGGAAGACAAGTCAGACCCCCCAGAGGGGTCTGAGGAAGCCACAGAACCCCAAACAGACACACCAGAAG ACCAAGATACCTCTCCCGGCCCAGATGGCATCACTAAGGAAAAAGGCACTCCAGCACCTGAGCCCGAGTCTTGTGAGGCATCTGAGCCACCAGCCAAGAGGTCAAAGAG CTCAGAGGGGCCCACAGAGAAGGGACCCCCAGGGCAGCTGCAGGCAAAGGTCCAGCCACAGGCCCGGATGACGGCACCGAAGCAGACACAGACCCCTGAGCTGCTGCCTGAGCCCCAGGAAGCCCGAGTGCAGCCATGTTTCCAGCCACGGGTTCTGCAGATCCAGGCCCAGGTGCAGCCACAGACTCAGCTACAGATGCCACCAGTGGATGTCCAGGTGCAGCCAAAGCTGCAGAAGCAGGCACAGACACAGACCTCTCCAGAGCACTTAGTGCTGCAGCAGGTGCAGCTGAAGCTGCAGAAGCAGGCAGAGCCACAGAAGCAGGTGCAGTCACAGATGCAGCCACAGGCACATTCAAAGCCCCCAAGGCAGGCTGAGCCACAGAAGCAGGTGCAGCCACAGATGCAGCCACAGGCACATTCACAGCCCCCAAGGCAGGCTCAGCCACAGCTGCAGAAGCAGGCACAGACGCAGACGTATCCACAGGCCCAGGCAGAAGCACAGCCAAGGGTTCAGCCACTGGAGCAGCCACGGGAGCAACCTCCAATGCAGTTGCCAGTGCAGCCACTGGACCAGACCCAGGGGCAGCCTCAGACCCAGTCACAGGTGTCATTGCCAGCATCAGAGCAAACACCGGTTCTGGTTCATTCCACAGTACTGGAGACACCTCCTGACATGATAGAAGCTAGAGCAG GCCTGGAGGAGGCCTCGCCGGAGCCAGCAGGTGCCCAGGTCAGCATGGAGGAGAGCCAGGAGGAGTTGACCAGTGGCCTGGATGTGGGAGAATGTgaaaaaagagcaagagagatGCTAGGG ATGTGGGGTGCCGGGGGCTCCCTGAAGGTCACCATCCTGCAGAGCAGTGACAGCCGGGCCTTCAGCACCGTCTCCCTCGCACCCGGGCCGCGTTCTGGGGACTCCACCTCCGCCGCCCCCGCCACCGCCAGCGCGCCCTCTAAGCAGGCCCTCCAGTTCTTCTGCTACATCTGCAAGGCCAACTGCAGCAGCCAGCAG GAGTTCCAGGACCACATGTCGGGGGCCCAGCACCAGCAGAGGCTCGGGGAGATCCAGCATATGAGCCAAGCCTGCCTCCTGTCCCTGCTGCCTGTGCCCCGGGATGTCCTGGAGAGAGAGGACGA AGAGCCCCCACCGAGGCGCTGGTGCAACACCTGCCAGGTCTACTACGTGGGGGACCTGATCCAGCACCGCAGGACACAGGACCACAAG ATCGCCAAACAATCGCTGCGACCTTTCTGCACTATTTGCAACCGCTACTTCAAGACCCCCCGCAAGTTTGTGGAGCATGTGAAGTCCCAGGGGCACAAGGATAAAGTCAAGGAG CTGAAGATGCTTGAGAAAGAGATAGCTGGCCAAGATGAGGACCACTTCATCACGGTGGATGCCGTGGGCTGCTTTGAGGGTGATGAAGAAGAGGAGGACGACGATGACGAGGAAGAAGAAGAGATCGAGGTTGAGGAGGAATTCTGCAAGCAG GTGAGGTCCAGAGATATATCCATAGAGGAGTGGAAAGGCTCGGAGACCTACAGCCCCAACACCGCATATG GTGTGGACTTCCTGGTGCCCGTGATGGGGTATATCTGCCGCATCTGCCATAAGTTCTACCACAGCAACTCGGGGGCGCAGCTCTCCCACTGCAAGACCTTGGCCCACTTCGAGAACCTGCAG AAATACAAGAAGGCCAAgaaccccagccccacctccaggcctgtGAGCCGCCGGTGTGCGATCAATGCCCGCAACGCCTTGACTGCTCTGTTCACCTCTGGTGGCCGCCCGCCCAGCCAGCCCAGCGCCCAGGACACAGCAAAAACCTCCAGCAAG GCCCGTTGA
- the CIZ1 gene encoding cip1-interacting zinc finger protein isoform X7 gives MDSGRLHAPSHPNPARGRGSRDSGGRGAVGWGRSSWKSPSMSPPDDRPLWTADGPWAQSRPCPMRRTRDGGSAPPEAPSQPGAEPAARQAPAAMFNQQQQLQQQQLQQLQQQQLQQQQQMLQQLLQQSPPQAPLPMAVSRGLPQQQPQQQLLNLQGTNSASLFNGSMLQRALLLQQLQGLDQFAMPPAAYDSAGLPMPTATLGNLRSYSLATPNLTAPSLPAPPLATPNLQQFFPQATRQSLLGPPPVGVPINPSQLNLSGRTPQKQARTPSSTTPNRKDSSSQTMPVEDKSDPPEGSEEATEPQTDTPEDQDTSPGPDGITKEKGTPAPEPESCEASEPPAKRSKSSEGPTEKGPPGQLQAKVQPQARMTAPKQTQTPELLPEPQEARVQPCFQPRVLQIQAQVQPQTQLQMPPVDVQVQPKLQKQAQTQTSPEHLVLQQVQLKLQKQAEPQKQVQSQMQPQAHSKPPRQAEPQKQVQPQMQPQAHSQPPRQAQPQLQKQAQTQTYPQAQAEAQPRVQPLEQPREQPPMQLPVQPLDQTQGQPQTQSQVSLPASEQTPVLVHSTVLETPPDMIEARAGLEEASPEPAGAQVSMEESQEELTSGLDVGECEKRAREMLGMWGAGGSLKVTILQSSDSRAFSTVSLAPGPRSGDSTSAAPATASAPSKQALQFFCYICKANCSSQQEFQDHMSGAQHQQRLGEIQHMSQACLLSLLPVPRDVLEREDEEPPPRRWCNTCQVYYVGDLIQHRRTQDHKIAKQSLRPFCTICNRYFKTPRKFVEHVKSQGHKDKVKELKMLEKEIAGQDEDHFITVDAVGCFEGDEEEEDDDDEEEEEIEVEEEFCKQVRSRDISIEEWKGSETYSPNTAYGVDFLVPVMGYICRICHKFYHSNSGAQLSHCKTLAHFENLQKYKKAKNPSPTSRPVSRRCAINARNALTALFTSGGRPPSQPSAQDTAKTSSKAR, from the exons ATGGACAGCGGTCGGCTGCACGCCCCCTCCCATCCCAACCCCGCGCGGGGCCGGGGATCGCGGGACAGTGGCGGCCGCGGGGCGGTCGGTTGGGGACGGTCCTCCTGGAAGTCGCCCTCGATGTCGCCGCCAGACGACAGACCCCTCTGGACAGCAGACGGACCTTGGGCTCAGAGCCGACCCTGCCCAATGCGGAGGACGCGCGACGGAGGGTCTGCGCCGCCCGAGGCCCCCTCGCAGCCGGGAGCCGAGCCCGCGGCCCGCCAGGCGCCGG ccgcCATGTTCAACCAGCAGCAGCaactccagcagcagcagctccagcaattacagcagcagcagctccagcaGCAGCAACAGATGCTCCAGCAGCTGCTCCAGCAGTCCCCTCCGCAGGCCCCACTGCCCATGGCTGTCAGCCG GGGGCTCCCCCAGCAGCAACCCCAGCAGCAGCTTCTGAATCTCCAGGGCACCAACTCGGCCTCCCTCTTCAACGGTTCCATGCTCCAGAGAGCTTTGCTTCTGCAGCAGTTGCAAG GACTGGACCAGTTTGCAATGCCACCAGCCGCGTATGACAGTGCCGGTCTCCCCATGCCCACAGCAACATTGG GTAACCTCCGCAGCTACAGCCTGGCAACTCCGAACCTGAcagcccccagcctcccagccccgcCGCTGGCCACCCCAAATCTGCAGCAGTTCTTTCCCCAGGCCACTCGGCAGTCTCTGCTGGGCCCCCCTCCTGTTGGGGTCCCCATAAACCCCTCCCAACTCAACCTTTCAGGGCGGACCCCCCAGAAACAGGCCCGGaccccctcctccaccacccctAATCGCAAG GATTCTTCTTCTCAGACGATGCCCGTGGAAGACAAGTCAGACCCCCCAGAGGGGTCTGAGGAAGCCACAGAACCCCAAACAGACACACCAGAAG ACCAAGATACCTCTCCCGGCCCAGATGGCATCACTAAGGAAAAAGGCACTCCAGCACCTGAGCCCGAGTCTTGTGAGGCATCTGAGCCACCAGCCAAGAGGTCAAAGAG CTCAGAGGGGCCCACAGAGAAGGGACCCCCAGGGCAGCTGCAGGCAAAGGTCCAGCCACAGGCCCGGATGACGGCACCGAAGCAGACACAGACCCCTGAGCTGCTGCCTGAGCCCCAGGAAGCCCGAGTGCAGCCATGTTTCCAGCCACGGGTTCTGCAGATCCAGGCCCAGGTGCAGCCACAGACTCAGCTACAGATGCCACCAGTGGATGTCCAGGTGCAGCCAAAGCTGCAGAAGCAGGCACAGACACAGACCTCTCCAGAGCACTTAGTGCTGCAGCAGGTGCAGCTGAAGCTGCAGAAGCAGGCAGAGCCACAGAAGCAGGTGCAGTCACAGATGCAGCCACAGGCACATTCAAAGCCCCCAAGGCAGGCTGAGCCACAGAAGCAGGTGCAGCCACAGATGCAGCCACAGGCACATTCACAGCCCCCAAGGCAGGCTCAGCCACAGCTGCAGAAGCAGGCACAGACGCAGACGTATCCACAGGCCCAGGCAGAAGCACAGCCAAGGGTTCAGCCACTGGAGCAGCCACGGGAGCAACCTCCAATGCAGTTGCCAGTGCAGCCACTGGACCAGACCCAGGGGCAGCCTCAGACCCAGTCACAGGTGTCATTGCCAGCATCAGAGCAAACACCGGTTCTGGTTCATTCCACAGTACTGGAGACACCTCCTGACATGATAGAAGCTAGAGCAG GCCTGGAGGAGGCCTCGCCGGAGCCAGCAGGTGCCCAGGTCAGCATGGAGGAGAGCCAGGAGGAGTTGACCAGTGGCCTGGATGTGGGAGAATGTgaaaaaagagcaagagagatGCTAGGG ATGTGGGGTGCCGGGGGCTCCCTGAAGGTCACCATCCTGCAGAGCAGTGACAGCCGGGCCTTCAGCACCGTCTCCCTCGCACCCGGGCCGCGTTCTGGGGACTCCACCTCCGCCGCCCCCGCCACCGCCAGCGCGCCCTCTAAGCAGGCCCTCCAGTTCTTCTGCTACATCTGCAAGGCCAACTGCAGCAGCCAGCAG GAGTTCCAGGACCACATGTCGGGGGCCCAGCACCAGCAGAGGCTCGGGGAGATCCAGCATATGAGCCAAGCCTGCCTCCTGTCCCTGCTGCCTGTGCCCCGGGATGTCCTGGAGAGAGAGGACGA AGAGCCCCCACCGAGGCGCTGGTGCAACACCTGCCAGGTCTACTACGTGGGGGACCTGATCCAGCACCGCAGGACACAGGACCACAAG ATCGCCAAACAATCGCTGCGACCTTTCTGCACTATTTGCAACCGCTACTTCAAGACCCCCCGCAAGTTTGTGGAGCATGTGAAGTCCCAGGGGCACAAGGATAAAGTCAAGGAG CTGAAGATGCTTGAGAAAGAGATAGCTGGCCAAGATGAGGACCACTTCATCACGGTGGATGCCGTGGGCTGCTTTGAGGGTGATGAAGAAGAGGAGGACGACGATGACGAGGAAGAAGAAGAGATCGAGGTTGAGGAGGAATTCTGCAAGCAG GTGAGGTCCAGAGATATATCCATAGAGGAGTGGAAAGGCTCGGAGACCTACAGCCCCAACACCGCATATG GTGTGGACTTCCTGGTGCCCGTGATGGGGTATATCTGCCGCATCTGCCATAAGTTCTACCACAGCAACTCGGGGGCGCAGCTCTCCCACTGCAAGACCTTGGCCCACTTCGAGAACCTGCAG AAATACAAGAAGGCCAAgaaccccagccccacctccaggcctgtGAGCCGCCGGTGTGCGATCAATGCCCGCAACGCCTTGACTGCTCTGTTCACCTCTGGTGGCCGCCCGCCCAGCCAGCCCAGCGCCCAGGACACAGCAAAAACCTCCAGCAAG GCCCGTTGA